From Anopheles coluzzii chromosome 3, AcolN3, whole genome shotgun sequence, the proteins below share one genomic window:
- the LOC120958629 gene encoding centrosome-associated zinc finger protein CP190-like, producing the protein MSETQFVCDLCGQRYSTFEILMTHNRLKHYHTIKFGCGYCNETFRHQDDLYCHFVLTHRVDPYANKSRCNSSGSGSDGTEEYGSADSLIRQAEETCGQLRLISESDDGSESIGSCSAEESESEEDDLSDMELNYNELYMRRKRSAMTQEEISELTDVFKKTVQSTYSTKLRL; encoded by the exons atgtctGAAACGCAA tttgtgtgtgatctGTGCGGTCAGCGCTATTCCACGTTCGAGATCCTGATGACGCACAACCGCCTGAAGCACTATCATACGATCAAGTTCGGGTGTGGATACTGCAACGAAACGTTTCGCCACCAGGACGACCTGTACTGTCACTTCGTCCTGACGCATCGTGTCGATCCGTATGCGAACAAGTCACGGTGCAACAGTAGTGGATCGGGATCGGATGGAACCGAGGAGTACGGTAGCGCGGACTCGCTAATACGGCAGGCAGAGGAAACCTGCGGCCAGCTGCGCTTGATCAGTGAAAGTGATGATGGTTCGGAATCGATCGGCAGCTGTTCGGCGGAGGAGTCCGAGTCCGAGGAGGACGACCTGAGCGATATGGAGCTGAACTACAACGAACTGTACATGAGACGCAAGCGCAGTGCCATGACGCAGGAGGAAATATCGGAGCTGACGGATGTGTTTAAGAAGACGGTCCAGTCGACCTACTCCACCAAGCTACGGTTATAG